The following proteins are co-located in the Paenibacillus sp. JNUCC32 genome:
- a CDS encoding protein phosphatase 2C domain-containing protein, translating to MRPYIVKWHGSSSMFLDDPQTIAVSHGVLGRYGGSSAAGADKNEDGAYIWIDAESDLEFVLLLDAHETDESAQLVLSYIDGAASEIAGILREPIEQCFQNLHDYLLGMLTSERFREDCRGIAGETSCLLCCRREEYLWWFNVGDCLLYLLHPELTALGQTLLNQRNFYEWIGKVNTFDKQVPCYSTGVRELRSGKNVIVLSTDGALEWGPLFLEYMKQLRGVDLEKGVKDFMQMSHERGIKDSVTMIAWQVELEHHPSYPSDGSR from the coding sequence ATGAGACCCTATATCGTGAAGTGGCACGGCAGCTCCAGCATGTTCCTCGACGATCCGCAGACGATTGCGGTTTCCCATGGGGTACTGGGCCGGTATGGCGGCAGCTCGGCAGCCGGGGCGGATAAAAACGAGGATGGCGCTTATATCTGGATCGATGCGGAATCTGATTTGGAATTCGTCCTGCTGCTGGATGCCCATGAAACCGATGAGAGCGCCCAGCTCGTCTTATCCTATATCGATGGGGCCGCTTCCGAGATTGCTGGCATCCTCCGAGAGCCAATCGAGCAGTGTTTTCAAAACCTGCATGACTATTTGCTGGGCATGTTGACTTCCGAACGCTTTCGCGAGGATTGCAGGGGAATTGCGGGTGAAACTTCCTGTCTGCTATGCTGCAGACGCGAAGAATACTTGTGGTGGTTTAACGTCGGGGATTGCCTGCTTTATCTGCTTCATCCCGAATTGACGGCGCTCGGGCAAACCTTGCTCAATCAACGGAATTTCTACGAATGGATAGGGAAGGTAAACACCTTCGATAAGCAGGTCCCTTGTTATTCCACGGGCGTAAGAGAGCTGCGCTCCGGGAAAAACGTGATTGTATTAAGCACCGATGGCGCTTTAGAATGGGGACCGTTATTTCTGGAATATATGAAACAGCTGCGTGGCGTTGATCTGGAAAAAGGCGTGAAGGATTTCATGCAAATGTCGCATGAACGCGGGATCAAGGACAGCGTCACCATGATTGCATGGCAAGTGGAGCTCGAGCATCATCCCAGCTATCCATCCGATGGTTCAAGATAG
- a CDS encoding RNA polymerase sigma factor, translating to MSRAHDKLPGYPDNQGTKRTFEDTYDEYRPRIRHYLALKLNPTAADDLTQQVFLKAMENLDKFNGTSSLFTWIFKIAQNTVKNEYRSLARKNEKPYDFTRFESQSISLDFAGYVDIRIDIGAALKKLSERDQQIISLRFFVDCTLQEISQIVGMRESAVKNRLYRSLAKLKKELREWGDITIMSILDLISIESKSEANHHQNKVHQDLFQELKNNVEQMAAKYNHQPSRKIVIEIYPDLPTFHQAVGESDAPNWFMGTFDNCTLKIVSPLNPGPEHTYHSILRSTLHLYAMWLISDINPLAPRWIRQGIGGYEAQQMSEDFIRSTTTEAILSRAFPSFEDLNDDSWDFGKTGFQFSYLIVAFMIEKYGLDSLNQFIRNPDDYYGIFHLSKEDLHEQWTKNLQHQLN from the coding sequence ATGTCTAGAGCTCATGACAAACTCCCTGGTTATCCGGATAATCAAGGAACAAAACGAACATTTGAAGATACGTATGATGAATATCGCCCGAGGATCCGGCATTATCTCGCACTGAAATTGAATCCGACGGCGGCAGATGACTTAACCCAGCAAGTGTTTTTAAAGGCAATGGAGAACCTTGATAAGTTTAACGGAACATCCAGTCTGTTCACTTGGATCTTCAAAATTGCTCAAAACACAGTCAAAAATGAGTATCGAAGTTTAGCGCGAAAAAATGAAAAACCTTATGACTTTACACGTTTTGAATCGCAGTCCATCTCCCTTGATTTTGCAGGTTATGTTGATATTCGAATTGATATCGGAGCGGCGCTTAAGAAGTTAAGCGAACGGGATCAGCAGATCATATCTTTACGATTTTTTGTGGATTGTACGCTGCAGGAAATTTCCCAGATTGTCGGCATGCGCGAGAGTGCGGTGAAAAACCGATTGTATCGGTCCTTAGCGAAGCTGAAGAAAGAATTAAGAGAATGGGGTGACATCACGATTATGTCGATACTCGACTTGATATCCATTGAAAGTAAAAGTGAGGCAAATCATCATCAGAACAAGGTGCATCAGGACCTGTTTCAAGAACTCAAGAATAATGTAGAACAGATGGCCGCGAAATATAATCATCAGCCTTCCCGCAAAATCGTTATTGAAATTTATCCCGACCTGCCCACATTCCATCAAGCCGTAGGCGAAAGCGATGCACCTAATTGGTTCATGGGCACGTTCGATAACTGCACGTTAAAAATCGTCTCGCCCTTGAACCCGGGACCCGAGCATACCTACCACTCGATCCTCCGGTCCACCCTGCACTTGTATGCCATGTGGTTGATTAGTGATATTAATCCGCTGGCACCTAGATGGATCCGTCAGGGCATCGGGGGGTACGAAGCTCAGCAGATGTCGGAAGACTTCATCCGAAGCACGACGACCGAAGCCATTCTTAGTCGGGCATTTCCAAGCTTCGAGGATCTGAATGATGATTCCTGGGATTTCGGCAAAACAGGATTTCAGTTTTCATATTTGATCGTTGCGTTCATGATTGAAAAATACGGGTTAGATTCATTGAACCAATTCATTCGCAATCCGGATGATTATTACGGCATCTTCCATCTTTCCAAGGAAGATCTTCATGAACAGTGGACGAAAAATCTCCAGCACCAGCTTAATTAA
- a CDS encoding M15 family metallopeptidase — translation MKKGLILLVIFLLVGCEPALTETPNANDNEGTHKEQDMNAGSDAQANPQSEYDNDGNKAAQTVSVTDEQVTQGNLVLVNKDHPLDPAAVPTDIVNLFHDQDLMNGYVVLDNTIRLSRTVAERFGDMIQAAGEDGVNHFMISSGYRDESEQEALYREKGADYALPPGYSEHNLGLSMDIGSTQKAIDQSPEGEWLKKHAWAHGFILRYPQNKTDVTGIQYEPWHFRYVGLPHSMIMHELDFTLEEYLDFLKEKKNYKATVNGKAYEIEYVPVQAKETEIEVPAGSEYEISGNNIDGMIVTVQLGKDENE, via the coding sequence TTGAAGAAGGGTTTGATATTGCTCGTGATCTTCCTGTTGGTCGGATGCGAGCCCGCACTAACGGAGACGCCAAACGCGAATGATAACGAAGGAACACATAAGGAACAGGATATGAACGCTGGCTCCGACGCGCAGGCGAATCCTCAATCAGAATACGATAACGATGGGAATAAAGCGGCTCAAACGGTCTCAGTGACAGATGAACAAGTAACGCAGGGGAATCTGGTTTTGGTCAACAAGGATCACCCGCTGGATCCGGCAGCCGTACCGACGGATATCGTGAATTTGTTTCACGATCAAGACTTAATGAATGGTTACGTCGTTCTTGACAACACGATCCGTTTATCGCGCACTGTGGCGGAGCGTTTTGGCGATATGATCCAAGCAGCAGGAGAGGACGGGGTCAATCACTTCATGATCAGCAGCGGGTACCGGGATGAGAGCGAACAAGAGGCGTTATATCGCGAAAAAGGCGCAGATTATGCATTGCCACCAGGCTACAGCGAACATAACCTTGGGTTATCCATGGATATCGGATCTACGCAGAAGGCGATCGATCAATCTCCGGAGGGCGAGTGGCTGAAGAAGCATGCTTGGGCGCATGGATTCATTTTGAGATATCCCCAGAACAAGACGGATGTCACAGGGATCCAGTATGAGCCGTGGCATTTTCGTTATGTTGGGCTTCCGCACAGCATGATCATGCACGAGCTGGATTTTACGCTCGAAGAGTATCTGGATTTTCTCAAGGAGAAAAAAAACTATAAGGCAACCGTAAACGGGAAGGCCTACGAAATCGAGTACGTACCCGTCCAGGCGAAAGAAACGGAAATTGAAGTTCCGGCCGGCAGCGAGTATGAGATATCCGGCAACAACATCGATGGCATGATTGTGACGGTGCAGCTCGGCAAGGATGAGAATGAATGA
- a CDS encoding VanZ family protein, producing the protein MKLTPKWMVLLLYALYVYVLVKIILFKFGDVNISFLWHQLQRSMDNPEYMQNRLQFANFTPFKSIHQNMKRLSSPHDVINLFGNIAIFIPNGIFVSVLLKNKWMGWLGAFVTSFGLSLGLECSQILFSMGSFDVDDLILNTAGGVIGCSMVLVLKLTLSEKQSHIDEGRGGKGKPLSGAKKQEASS; encoded by the coding sequence ATGAAACTAACGCCTAAATGGATGGTATTATTGCTGTATGCGTTGTATGTATATGTGCTGGTCAAAATCATTCTGTTCAAATTCGGCGACGTGAACATTTCGTTTCTGTGGCATCAACTGCAGCGTTCGATGGATAATCCCGAATATATGCAGAATCGATTGCAATTTGCCAATTTTACGCCGTTTAAGTCCATTCATCAAAATATGAAACGACTCTCGAGCCCGCATGACGTGATCAATCTGTTCGGAAATATCGCGATTTTCATACCCAATGGCATATTCGTCAGTGTATTGCTGAAAAACAAGTGGATGGGATGGCTTGGCGCTTTCGTGACTTCCTTCGGGCTAAGCCTTGGGCTGGAGTGCTCGCAGATTCTCTTTTCGATGGGAAGCTTTGATGTGGACGATTTAATCCTGAATACGGCTGGCGGGGTGATAGGCTGTTCCATGGTCCTCGTCTTAAAACTAACCTTATCGGAAAAACAATCCCATATTGATGAGGGTAGGGGCGGGAAAGGCAAGCCGTTATCGGGGGCGAAGAAGCAAGAGGCCTCATCTTGA
- a CDS encoding HIT family protein yields the protein MVNAKERDCFICRKHRGEIQLPGGAIYEDELLYVGHISSDSNEAYLGYIMIDIKRHVSGLAELRDDESAAVGRMLTRVSRALKACLGAEHIYSFVLGDHVPHLHIHLIPRYPNTPPSYWGFGISGWPEAPRGDAAQIEEVCSRIRRCMAQDEVSP from the coding sequence ATGGTTAACGCGAAAGAGCGCGATTGTTTTATCTGTCGAAAGCATCGGGGAGAGATCCAGCTACCGGGGGGAGCGATTTATGAGGATGAGCTGCTCTACGTAGGCCATATTTCTTCCGATTCCAACGAAGCTTATCTGGGATATATTATGATCGATATCAAGCGGCATGTATCGGGATTAGCGGAGCTGCGGGACGATGAGTCGGCCGCCGTCGGCCGGATGCTGACCCGGGTGAGTCGCGCCTTGAAAGCATGCTTAGGCGCGGAACATATCTATTCCTTCGTGCTGGGAGATCACGTCCCTCATCTGCATATCCATCTGATTCCGCGTTATCCGAATACGCCCCCGTCTTATTGGGGGTTTGGAATCAGCGGCTGGCCGGAAGCCCCTCGAGGTGATGCCGCTCAGATCGAAGAAGTGTGTTCGCGAATCAGGCGTTGTATGGCGCAGGATGAGGTTTCTCCATGA
- the nirB gene encoding nitrite reductase large subunit NirB — MKRKKLIVVGNGMAGIRCVEEILQLGPELFDITIFGAEPRPNYNRILLSKVLQGEHSLQDIILNDWSWYERHGIRLLTGEAVHHIDVKARCIETVSGKREGYDALILATGSSPFVPPIPGTDKEGVLSFRTVDDCTKMTEMSKVYTKAAVIGGGLLGLEAARGLLHLGMETHVVHNAPYIMNRQLDRTAAHMLQRELESQGMRFHLAMDTTRIVGRTRAQGLRFIDGTRLDADVVVLAVGIRPNVELAQRSGLLTGRAILVDDYMRTSEPNIYAVGECAEHRGISYGLIAPLYEQGKVLARVICGRQAEPYVGSIPYSQLKVSGVDVFSAGAISGIDAETAIQQYDAVSRTYKKVIMHKGRVTGAILFGDTTEGSALLSMVKKGAAVSELIPQEGIVSSAEAAAQTLPDHETVCACNGVSKAEIMQAVTDRNLQSTDEVKQLTRASGSCGGCRPMVDALVRHARSGKKRASQRAAITQGEIPVCECTKLGHSSLKQAITHAVSQGCHTISDFMLHQGWKKPGGCIVCRPALRYYLEMTGIGNGDEPVRKTWHDVSDADHGLYQGVQVWMEDTEGSRMEAAGIRRIGEWLRLRWQEVSLPYPVHAGVSDRLASSVSILVQGIGISSSPAGWEVYLGGHADHPVREGQLIGVAEREEHVMQLVSACLQWYRQNGLYEEPMWKWVERTGVTSIREHVLDHDLQIELAEMLSRREWKTQVG, encoded by the coding sequence ATGAAGAGAAAGAAGCTCATTGTTGTCGGAAATGGAATGGCAGGGATACGATGCGTAGAGGAAATACTCCAGCTTGGGCCGGAGCTTTTCGATATTACGATATTCGGCGCCGAACCTCGCCCCAACTATAATCGGATTCTGTTGTCCAAAGTCCTTCAAGGCGAACATTCCCTCCAGGATATTATCCTGAACGACTGGTCTTGGTATGAGCGGCATGGCATCCGGTTATTGACCGGTGAAGCCGTTCATCATATCGATGTCAAAGCCCGCTGCATCGAGACTGTCTCCGGTAAACGGGAAGGTTATGATGCATTAATTCTGGCAACAGGCTCATCCCCTTTCGTTCCGCCTATCCCCGGGACGGATAAGGAAGGCGTCCTTTCATTTAGGACGGTGGATGATTGCACGAAAATGACCGAAATGTCCAAGGTCTACACAAAAGCGGCCGTCATTGGCGGGGGATTGCTGGGGTTGGAGGCTGCCCGGGGACTTCTCCATCTCGGCATGGAAACCCATGTGGTTCATAATGCCCCTTACATCATGAACCGGCAGCTGGACCGGACGGCAGCCCATATGCTGCAGCGGGAGCTCGAAAGCCAAGGGATGCGATTCCACTTGGCGATGGATACCACGCGAATCGTTGGCCGAACAAGGGCGCAGGGGCTTCGGTTTATCGACGGAACTCGGCTTGATGCGGATGTAGTGGTGCTTGCCGTAGGGATCAGGCCTAACGTGGAGCTGGCCCAGAGAAGCGGTCTGCTGACGGGGCGGGCTATCCTGGTGGATGACTACATGAGGACAAGTGAGCCGAATATTTATGCGGTGGGAGAATGCGCGGAGCACCGGGGGATTAGTTACGGCCTAATCGCTCCCCTGTATGAGCAAGGAAAGGTGCTTGCCCGGGTTATCTGCGGCCGGCAGGCCGAGCCTTATGTCGGTTCGATTCCTTATTCCCAGCTAAAAGTCTCGGGTGTGGATGTATTTTCGGCCGGCGCGATATCGGGGATCGATGCGGAAACCGCCATTCAGCAATACGATGCCGTAAGCCGCACGTACAAAAAAGTGATCATGCACAAAGGCAGGGTTACGGGTGCCATTTTGTTCGGAGACACGACTGAGGGTTCCGCGCTGTTGTCCATGGTGAAGAAGGGCGCGGCTGTCTCGGAGCTTATCCCGCAAGAAGGCATTGTAAGCTCGGCGGAAGCAGCTGCACAGACGCTCCCGGATCATGAAACGGTGTGTGCTTGCAACGGCGTGAGCAAAGCGGAGATCATGCAGGCCGTTACCGATCGCAATCTCCAAAGCACGGATGAAGTTAAGCAGCTGACCAGGGCATCCGGTTCGTGCGGCGGCTGCCGGCCAATGGTGGATGCCCTGGTCAGACATGCGCGAAGCGGCAAAAAGAGGGCTTCGCAGAGGGCGGCCATAACGCAAGGCGAGATTCCCGTATGTGAATGCACGAAGCTGGGGCACTCCTCATTGAAGCAAGCGATTACCCATGCGGTGAGTCAAGGCTGTCATACGATATCGGATTTCATGCTCCATCAGGGCTGGAAGAAGCCGGGCGGATGCATAGTCTGTCGGCCAGCCCTGCGTTATTACCTTGAAATGACGGGGATAGGGAACGGTGATGAACCGGTTCGGAAGACTTGGCATGATGTCTCCGATGCGGATCATGGACTCTACCAAGGCGTTCAGGTATGGATGGAAGACACGGAAGGCTCGAGGATGGAGGCGGCAGGCATTCGGCGCATTGGAGAATGGCTTCGCCTTCGCTGGCAAGAGGTATCGCTGCCTTATCCTGTACATGCAGGGGTGTCCGATCGTCTAGCATCGTCCGTCAGCATACTGGTTCAGGGGATCGGAATATCGTCTTCGCCCGCAGGCTGGGAGGTTTATCTCGGCGGACATGCGGACCACCCTGTCCGTGAAGGACAATTGATCGGCGTTGCTGAACGTGAGGAACATGTAATGCAGCTCGTATCCGCTTGTTTGCAGTGGTACCGGCAGAACGGCTTGTATGAGGAGCCGATGTGGAAATGGGTGGAACGTACGGGTGTGACCTCGATCCGGGAGCATGTTCTGGACCACGATCTGCAAATAGAGCTTGCAGAGATGCTGTCTCGGCGGGAATGGAAGACACAAGTGGGTTAA
- a CDS encoding nitrate/nitrite transporter produces the protein MEKKGFWQSGHKPSLFGAFLYFDISFMIWGMLGPLAVVIAGDYPMDPVQKANLVALPVLGGSILRLVLGFLADRIGPKLTAQIGMIVTLVPLLLGWLWVDSLDQLYVVAILLGVAGASFAAALPLAGQWYPKEHQGLAMGIAGAGNSGTVLATLFANRLAQHFGSWEIVFGLAIIPIVLVFIYFSLFARNSPNRPAPKRLSEYGNVLKQRDAWVFCALYCVTFGGFVGLANYLTIFFNTQYGLSAVQAADITTICVIAGSFFRPVGGFLADRIGGSRMLMFLYAGAAIMLIGVSFLPPLWLVVTLLFIGMMCLGAGNGSVFQLVPQRFAGEIGLVTGIVGAAGGLGGYALPLILGRLYQATGSYTAGFIILSFIAAASLALTIVMQLKWRRSWLRGVPSGAQTGSAEA, from the coding sequence ATGGAGAAGAAAGGATTTTGGCAAAGCGGGCACAAGCCCTCCCTGTTCGGTGCTTTTTTGTATTTCGATATCAGCTTCATGATATGGGGCATGCTCGGACCGCTCGCGGTAGTCATTGCCGGAGATTATCCGATGGATCCGGTGCAGAAGGCAAATCTGGTGGCACTTCCCGTTCTTGGCGGCTCGATACTTCGGCTCGTATTAGGTTTCCTTGCCGATCGCATCGGCCCGAAGCTAACGGCTCAGATCGGGATGATCGTCACGCTGGTCCCTCTTTTGCTTGGCTGGTTATGGGTAGATTCCCTTGATCAATTGTACGTCGTTGCGATTCTTCTCGGCGTCGCGGGAGCTTCGTTCGCCGCAGCACTTCCCCTTGCGGGACAGTGGTATCCCAAAGAACATCAAGGCCTGGCGATGGGAATCGCCGGAGCCGGGAACAGCGGCACCGTCCTGGCGACCCTGTTCGCCAACCGGCTGGCGCAGCATTTCGGAAGCTGGGAGATTGTCTTCGGACTTGCCATCATTCCCATTGTATTGGTCTTCATCTACTTCTCGCTGTTTGCCCGCAACAGTCCGAATCGGCCTGCCCCCAAACGGCTGTCCGAATATGGCAATGTGCTTAAACAGCGCGATGCTTGGGTATTCTGTGCCCTGTACTGCGTGACGTTTGGCGGCTTTGTCGGGCTCGCCAACTATTTAACGATCTTCTTCAACACCCAGTATGGCCTTTCCGCGGTTCAGGCTGCGGACATTACAACGATCTGCGTCATAGCAGGGAGCTTCTTCCGTCCTGTAGGCGGCTTTCTGGCCGATCGTATCGGCGGCTCGCGAATGCTGATGTTTCTCTATGCCGGAGCTGCCATTATGCTGATCGGCGTCTCCTTCTTGCCGCCGCTATGGCTTGTCGTCACGCTGCTGTTTATCGGCATGATGTGCCTGGGCGCGGGGAACGGTTCCGTATTTCAGCTTGTCCCTCAACGGTTTGCCGGCGAGATCGGCCTGGTTACCGGGATTGTCGGGGCTGCCGGAGGCTTGGGCGGCTACGCGCTTCCGCTGATATTGGGTCGATTGTACCAAGCGACAGGCTCATACACCGCCGGGTTCATCATTCTGAGCTTCATTGCCGCCGCATCGCTGGCCCTTACGATTGTGATGCAGCTGAAATGGCGGCGCAGCTGGCTCCGCGGCGTGCCATCCGGCGCGCAGACCGGATCGGCCGAGGCGTGA
- the nasC gene encoding assimilatory nitrate reductase catalytic subunit NasC translates to MVYSESSAAGGAAAVVETQCPFCSVQCKMTVEEEEKSVPGRFRAKYKVEGIPNLASEGRVCVKGMNAHQHAAHSQRLQHPLIRSNGELVPCSWDEAMAVISDRFQAISERYGPDANAVYGGGSLTNETAYLLGKFARVALGTRYIDYNGRFCMSAAASAGSKTFGIDRGLTFRLSDIPLARCIVLAGTNIAECQPTLLPYFNQAKENGAKIIVIDPRRTATAAIADMHLAIRPGTDAMLADAMLKMIVDEGLIDEGFIQARTTGYEELKTYLGSFDLSRAADLCGLDVELIREAAVSYAMADTGMVLTARGVEQQTDGHLAVRRYLNLVLATGKVGREGCGYGAITGQGNGQGGREHGQKADQLPGYRSIENEEDRAYVASVWGVKASSLPGKGVSAYEMMELIHEGEIKSLFVMGSNPVVSNPNAGLVEEGLNHLDFLVVADMFMSETARFADLVLPVTSYMENEGTLTNLEGRVLLRKAARPAPGEARHDWMILCSIADRLGKGEYFDFHEPEEIFNELRLASKGGIADYFGITYDRLRREEGVYWPCPSEEESGTGLLFRQSFAHPDGKAVFSVTPGNPWVGVSEEYPLILTNGRLLSHYLTGVQTRRSPSLLARELENFVEIHPIIAQRYRIRDGEWVEIVSEHGRFSVRSRIKEHIREDTLFVPMHWGGVQNVNHATRPELDPFCKMPGFKTAAVRIRSLR, encoded by the coding sequence ATGGTTTATTCGGAATCGTCCGCTGCGGGAGGAGCTGCGGCCGTGGTAGAGACACAATGTCCGTTTTGCAGCGTACAGTGCAAGATGACGGTTGAAGAGGAAGAGAAGAGCGTCCCGGGACGGTTCAGGGCCAAGTATAAGGTGGAGGGGATACCGAACCTCGCTTCCGAAGGCAGGGTGTGCGTCAAAGGCATGAATGCGCATCAGCACGCAGCCCATTCCCAGCGGCTGCAGCATCCACTGATCCGTTCAAACGGCGAACTCGTTCCTTGCTCTTGGGATGAAGCGATGGCCGTGATTAGCGATCGATTTCAGGCGATATCCGAGAGATATGGTCCCGATGCCAATGCCGTCTACGGCGGCGGGTCCCTGACCAACGAAACGGCCTATTTGCTCGGGAAATTTGCCAGGGTGGCGCTCGGTACCCGGTATATCGATTATAACGGCCGTTTCTGCATGTCGGCCGCAGCTTCTGCCGGGAGCAAAACCTTTGGAATCGACAGGGGGCTGACGTTCAGGCTGTCCGATATTCCTCTTGCCCGCTGCATCGTGCTGGCCGGCACCAATATAGCGGAATGCCAGCCTACGCTGCTCCCTTACTTCAACCAGGCCAAGGAGAATGGGGCGAAGATCATCGTCATCGATCCGCGCAGAACCGCAACGGCCGCAATAGCCGATATGCATTTGGCGATCAGACCTGGGACGGACGCCATGCTGGCGGATGCGATGCTGAAGATGATCGTGGATGAAGGTCTCATAGACGAAGGCTTCATTCAAGCAAGAACTACGGGTTACGAGGAACTGAAAACCTATTTGGGCAGCTTCGATTTATCTCGGGCCGCCGATTTATGCGGATTAGATGTGGAGCTGATCCGGGAGGCCGCCGTATCCTATGCTATGGCGGATACCGGGATGGTGCTGACGGCCCGAGGGGTGGAGCAGCAGACGGATGGCCATCTTGCGGTACGCCGTTATCTGAATCTGGTCTTGGCAACAGGAAAAGTCGGGAGGGAAGGCTGCGGATACGGGGCGATCACCGGTCAGGGAAACGGCCAGGGAGGAAGAGAGCATGGGCAGAAGGCCGATCAGCTGCCAGGCTATCGATCGATCGAGAATGAGGAGGACCGGGCATATGTTGCCTCCGTGTGGGGCGTTAAGGCTTCCAGCCTGCCTGGAAAGGGCGTCTCTGCCTACGAGATGATGGAGCTGATTCATGAAGGCGAAATTAAGTCGCTCTTCGTGATGGGGTCCAATCCCGTTGTTTCGAATCCGAATGCGGGGCTTGTGGAGGAAGGCTTGAACCATCTCGATTTTCTGGTGGTTGCGGATATGTTTATGTCCGAAACGGCCCGATTCGCCGATCTTGTCCTGCCGGTAACCTCCTATATGGAAAATGAAGGTACGCTGACGAATTTGGAGGGACGGGTTCTTCTCCGGAAGGCGGCGCGACCGGCGCCTGGGGAGGCCCGTCATGACTGGATGATTCTATGTTCGATCGCAGACAGATTGGGCAAGGGTGAATATTTTGACTTTCATGAGCCCGAAGAGATATTTAATGAGCTGAGGCTTGCAAGCAAAGGCGGCATTGCAGACTATTTCGGCATCACCTATGATCGGTTGCGCCGGGAAGAGGGAGTATATTGGCCGTGTCCCTCTGAAGAAGAATCGGGGACGGGGCTTCTGTTTCGGCAGTCGTTCGCCCATCCAGACGGAAAGGCCGTGTTTTCTGTGACGCCGGGGAATCCATGGGTGGGGGTGTCCGAGGAGTATCCGCTCATTCTGACCAATGGCCGTCTTCTGTCACACTACTTGACGGGCGTGCAGACCCGGAGAAGTCCTTCCCTGCTTGCACGCGAGCTTGAAAATTTCGTGGAGATCCACCCGATTATCGCGCAGCGTTACCGAATCCGCGACGGGGAGTGGGTGGAAATCGTGTCGGAGCATGGACGTTTTTCCGTACGCAGCAGGATTAAAGAACATATAAGAGAAGACACGCTGTTCGTCCCGATGCATTGGGGCGGCGTGCAGAATGTCAATCATGCGACCCGGCCGGAGCTGGATCCGTTCTGCAAGATGCCCGGTTTTAAGACAGCAGCTGTCCGGATACGGTCATTGAGGTAA